GAGGGGCATTTCCTGATGGGCACCATGGCCTATGGGGGCGATTTTGCGGAAAGCCTTTTACGGCCCCACTACCAGGAGGTGATCCGATGCTTGAGCGCTGGCAGATACAGCTAGAGCAGCAGCGCCAGCAGGGGCTCTACCGGCAACCGCCGACGGTGCGGCAGCGCTGTGGCAAGATCCTGGTGATGGATGACGGCTCCCGGCTGCTCAACTTCGCTTCCAACAACTATCTGGGGCTTGGTTGCGATCCGGTGCTGGCGAACCGCGTGGCCCGTCATTTCGAACGCCTGGGCAGCAGCGCCTCCTCCTCGCGCCTGGTGTGCGCCGCCTACTCTGCCATTGCCCGTGCCGAAGAGGCACTGGCTCGCTATTTCGGCTACGAAAGCGCCATCATTCTGCCCAGTGGCTACCAGGCGAACCTGACACTGGTTTCCACGCTTTTTGCGTATCAGGATGTGATTTTTTTTGATAAACGTATACATGCCAGCATGGTCAAAGGTCTGCAGCTGAGCGAAGCCAGCTTTCACGGCTACAACCACAATTCCATGGAGCACCTGCAGCGCCGCATGGAGCAGCGGGGCTGCCCCGGACGCAACGCCGTTGTCACCGAGGCGCTCTTCAGCATGGATGGAGACCGGTTGCCGGTGGAGGGGCTGAATGCGCTGAAAACCCACTGGCAGTTCCTGTGCGTGGTGGACGAGGCGCACTCCTTTGGAGTCCTCGGCCCTGGTGGCCGGGGTCTGGGCGCGGGGGTGGCGGACATTGCCACCGGAACCCTGGGCAAGGCCATGGGCCTGTTTGGCGCCTTTCTCCTGCTGCCCCATGTGGTGCGGGAGTATCTGCTGAACTTTGGCTCGGGGCTGATCTACTCCACCTCGCTGCCCGAAGCCCATGGGGCGGCCGTACTGGAGATGCTGGAGCTGCTGGAGAACAGTGAGCCCCGGCGGCAGCACCTGGCATGGCTGGCAGATACCATGAAAGCAGCTCTGGAGCGGGAGGGCTTTGAGGTTGCGGGCGACGCCCACATTCTGGCCCTGCAGGTGGGCGAGGAGCATCGGGCCCGGGAGTTGGCCCAGGCCATGGGCCGGCGCGGTATCCTCTGTTTTGCGGCCCGCTATCCCACGGTACCCCTGGGACAGGCCATTCTGCGCATCAGCCTCAGCGCCCTGCACGATGAGCAGGACATACGACAGTTTATACAGACCCTCAAGGAGGCATGGCATGAAACTGGACAGGAAACCCAAACGACTCTTCGTAACCGGAACGGACACTGACGTGGGCAAAACCGTGGTCAGCCTGATGCTCATGCACTACTTCACGGCCCAGGGTCGTTCGCCTTTCTATATCAAGCCGATTCAGACCGGCTGCGCTCACCCCCACGACCAGGAGAGTGACGCCCGCTTCGTGTGGGAGCACCTGCAGACGGCACAACCCGTGGACCCCGCCGCCAGCGTGCTCTACTGCTTCTCTCCCGCCAAAGCGCCCTGGTTTGCCGCCCGCCATGGCGCGGCTGCCATTGATATTGATGAAATCACGTCCTTCGTGGCCCAGCGGGAAGCCGAACACGACCCTGTCATCATCGAAGGTGCCGGGGGCGTCATGGTGCCCGTCACCGAAGAACTGTTGATGCTGGACCTGATGGAAGACCTGGAGGCGGCTCCCCTGATCGTGGCCCGGGCGGGGCTGGGAACCATCAACCATACCCTGTTGAGCATAGAAGCCGTGCGTCAGCGCTGGAGCAAGCCCCTGGGCGTGGTGCTGGTGGATGCGGCCGACCCGGCGACGGAATCGTCCATGATCATCGAAAACGTCGAGGCCATCGAGCGTTTCAGCGATGTGCCGGTGCTGGGAGTGATTCCGCGACTGGAGAGCTTTGCCAGCTATCCCGCCGAACTTGAGGGCCTGCTGGCATCCATCGACGCGCGATTGTTCGCCTGACTTCCAGCGCTTTTACAACTGAAAAAAGGCATCCAGCCCTGTGGGCCGGATGCCTTTTGCGGTTCGCGTATACGGGTCAGTAGACTGTCACAGCGCCTTGGCCGCCTTGCGGCACGCTTCGAGGGTGGCGTCGATGTCCTTGTCACTGTGCGCGCCGCCCATGAAGCAGGCTTCAAACTGGCTGGCGGGCAGGTAGACGCCGTTTTCCAGCATGGCGCGGAAGAAGGCGCCAAAGCGCTTGGTGTCGGAGGTGACGGCGTCGGCAAAATTGTTCACGCTGGCCTGTTCGGTGAAGAAGATGGTGAACATGCTGCCCAGCTGGTTGAGGACGTGGGGGATGCCGACTTCCTTGAGGATGGCGCTCATGGCCTGGCTCAGCTGGGCGCTTCTGGCATCGAGTTCGGTGTAGAAACCTTCGCGGGCCGTGGCCTTGAGAGTCTGGATGCCGGCTACCATGGCCAGGGGGTTGCCTGAGAGGGTTCCGGCCTGATAGACGGGGCCGGCGGGGCTGATCATCTCCATGATGGCTTTTTTGCCACCGTAGGCGCCCACGGGCAGTCCGCCGCCGATGACCTTGCCGTAGGTGCTCAGATCGGGCTGCACGTCGGGGTTGAGGCCCTGATAACCGCTGGGGCTGAGGCGGAAGCCGCTCATGACTTCGTCAAAGATCAGCAGGCTGCCGTATTTTTCCGTCAGCTGGCGCAGGCCGGACATGAAGGCTTTGTCGGGATGGATAACGCCCATGTTGCCGGGGACGGGTTCGAGGATCACGCAGGCGATGTCTTCGGGGTGGGCCTTGAAGAGCTCTTCCACCGAGGCGAGGTCATTGAAGGTGGCCGTGAGGGTGTGTTTGGCGTAGTCGGCGGGAACGCCGGGGCTGGTGGGGACGCCGAAGGTCAGGGCGCCGCTGCCGGCTTTCACCAGCAGGCCATCGCTGTGACCGTGGTAGCAGCCTTCAAACTTGACGATCTTGTCGCGCCTGGTGTAGCCACGGGCCAGGCGAATGGCGCTCATGGTGGCTTCGGTGCCGCTGTTGACCATGCGCACCATTTCCACGGAGGGCACACGCTCGCAGACCATGCGAGCCAGCTCCACTTCCAGTTCGGTGGGGGCGCCGTAACTGATGCCACGCACCATCTGGCGCAGCAGGGCGTCCACCACGTCGGGGTAGCCGTGGCCCAGGATCATGGGGCCCCAGGAACCCACGTAGTCGATATATTCCTTGCCTTCGGCGTCCTTGATCTTGGAGCCAAAAGCCGAGTCGATGAAAACGGGATCGGTGCCCACGGAGGCGAAGGCGCGCACGGGGGAGTTCACTCCACCGGGGATATACTGGCGGGCCTGTTCGAAGAGCTGTTTTGAATTCATGCTTACTCCTTATGATTATGGGAATTTTCTTGCTGCACTCTGGCGCTTATACTATATAGTGGAGCCATACTTTGCAAAGGAGAATTCTCCCCGTGGCTTTTCTGAAAAAAATATTTTCCCGCAGCGACTCCGCTGAAACCCCTGCCTCCCCTGAAGCTCCCCAGCAAACGGAAGCTCTTCCCACAGAAGATGAAACTGTCACATCGGGCGGCGTGTTCGCGCGCCTGAAGAGTCGCCTCAGTCGCACCAGCTCGGCGCTGACCCAGCGCATTGAGGCTCTGGTTCCCGGCAAGACCACCATCGATGACGAATACCTGGATGAGCTGGAAGAGGTCTTCCTCAGCGCCGATGTGGGGGTAAAGACCACCATGGAAATCATGGACCTGGTGCGTGAGAATGTGGGCCGGAGCCTGAAGGTTCCCGGAGATATCCAGCCCTTTCTACGCCGTGAGATCGGCCGCATGATCAGTCTGCCGGCAAAGGCAGAGACCGAACCTGCCAAACCCCATGTGATCCTGGTGATCGGGGTGAATGGTTCGGGCAAGACCACCACCACGGGAAAACTGGCCCACAAGTTCATCGGTCAGGGCAAAAAGGTGGTGCTGGCGGCGGCTGACACCTTCCGCGCCGCCGCCATCGAGCAGCTGGCCATGTGGGCCGAGCGCACCGGTGCCCATATTGTCAAACACCAGCATGGTGCCGACCCCTCCGCCGTGGCCTACGACGCCACTAAGGCGGCTCTCTCCCGCCACGCCGACGTGCTCCTGATCGATACGGCGGGGCGACTGCACACCAAGAGCAACCTCATGGACGAGCTGAGCAAGATTGAACGGGTGATCGGTCGCGATATCCCCGGCGCTCCCCACGAAACCTGGCTGGTGCTGGATGGTACCACCGGGCAGAACGCCCTGAACCAGGCGCGCCAGTTTCTGCAGTCGGTGAAAATCACCGGCTTTGTCCTCACCAAGCTCGACAGCACCTCCAAGGGCGGTGCTATCATCGGCATCATCCGCGAACTGGGCGTCCCCGTGCGCTACATCGGCATCGGTGAAGGCGTGGAGGATCTGCAGGAGTTTGACGCCGAAAGCTTTGTGGACGCGATTTTTGGAGTATCACCCTCAGCAGCCTGCGAAAAGGAAGAAAAACATGTTTGAACTGAAAGTGACAGAAGAGTTTGCCAGCGCCCATAATCTGCGGGACTACCAGGGCAAGTGCGAGAATATACACGGCCATAACTACGTGGTGAACCTCTATGTGCGTGGCGAAAAGCTGCAGCACAACGAAATGCTGGTGGACTTCAAGGTGATGAAAACCTGTCTGCGGGAGGTCATGGAGTACCTGGATCACAAATACCTGAATGATGTTCCTCCCTTTGACCAGTGGAACCCCACCGGCGAGAATATCGCCCGCTATGTCTATCAGGAGTGCAAACGCCTGCTGGCGGAGCAGGGGGTGGCCAACGCCACCGTCTGGAAGGTGGAGGTGTACGAAACCAGCACCTCCAGCGCTACCTACTGGGAGTAGGGTTGCAGCCATGTATATGCATGGGGAAATGTGCAGTGGAGCAGCACTCCGCCAGTGTTCCTCCCAGAGACACTCGCTTTCGTCCATGGCTCGAGTCTCTGCCGCTCGCCATCCAGGCTCGCTCTCGGAACACTGGCGCTTCTGCTGAAAAAAAGTCCATGGTGCAGCCGTGAAGAGTTCCGTCTTTCTTTCGGGAAAACTTGAGCCCCGTCAATTTTTCTTCCGCTGTTCTGGCGTACATTGTGTGCACATGGAATTGCAATGATGCCCGAAGGAGATAACGATGCACAGCGGATGTTCTGGAACATTTACGAGTGGTGCCCAGGTGGTGGACAAACTGCGGATGATGGGGTTTAATAATCAGTTTTTTCCCATTCCCGTGCATTTCACCTGCACCAACTGTCAGACGGAATTTATGATGGAAACCCTGGAGTCCCAGTGTCCCAGCTGCCATATGACCTATGGCGTGACACCCTGCCACGCCCATGACCCCGACAGCATTCAGGCGGCGGGAATTCACTACTGACAGGCTGCAGATGCAGACAATAAAGGGCCCGGACAGTGTCCGGGCCCTTTGCGCGTCAGGCGTGTTCAGTCGTTGTGGGTATTCTTGTGCTTCCGTGTGCCGGTGGCGGGAGGCAGTCCGGGTGCTTTGGCTGGTGCGGCGTCGTCGCCGATGCGGAAGACACTCAGGTGATCCTGGACATCCATGGCCAGGCGGGCCAGGTCGCTGGAGGCGTGACCCACTTCTTCCGACGCCTGGGCGGTTTCCTCGGCGGCGGCGGAGATGTTCTGAATGTCGCCGCTGATCTGATCGGCGGCGGTTGACATCTGCTCCATGGCGGCCACATTCTGCTCAATCAGCTGCTGCAGGCTTTCCATTCCTCCCAGGATTTCCACGAAAGCGCTGTCGGTTTGCTGGGCAAGCTGATTGCCGCTCTGGGATTTTTCATTGACGGTGGCCATGGCGCTGGTGACCTGGTTGACTCCACCCTGAATGCTCTGGACGATGCTGATGATCTCCTGGGTGGATTCCGTGCTGCGTTCGGCCAGTTTACGCACTTCGTCGGCCACCACGGCGAAGCCTCTGCCGGCGTCGCCGGCGCGGGCCGCCTCTATGGCCGCGTTGAGAGCCAGCAGGTTGGTCTGGTCGGCGATGTCGTTGATGACCTGGATGACCTCTTCCACCCGTGCTGCTTTTTCTTCCAGGGAGCGAGCTGCGCTGGAGGCCTCTTCTGCCTCATTGGCAATGGCTTCCATCTCGCGGGTAGACTGCTGGACGATCTGCCCACCGCGGCGGGCCTGGCTCAGGGCTTCCACTGAACTTTCGCGGATATCGGAAATGTTGCGGGTCACCTCCCCGACCGTCTGGGACATTTCCATGGCAGCGGAGGCAATCTGGGAAACGCTTTCCGCCTGGACGTTCATGCCGGCGCTCATCTGGGTGGAAGAACTGCTGAGCTCCTCACTGGCTGAAGCGACCCCATCGGCGGAACGTCGGATATTGAGGATCATGTCGCGCAGATTGGTGATCATTTCGTTCAGGGCCTGGGCCAGCTGACCGATTTCATCGCGCTGGTTCAGGGGCAGGCTGGTGTCAAGGTTGCCAGCGGCAATTTCACGGGCGAAGGCCATGCTGAGATGCAGGGGGCCGACGAACATGCGGGTGATGGATATCGCCAGGAAAACTCCCAGCAGCATGGCGACGATGATGCCGATAATGAGGATAGCGTCAGCCCTTTGCACCTCGGCATCCATGTACTGGTCGATGGCGTTCAGGGCTTCGTCGATAGAGCCTGCAACGCGGTCGATATCCTGGCGCAGGATGCCCAGTGACTGCAACAGCAGCTCCTTCTCTCCCGACCACTGTTGCAGGAGAGGCCGATATCGCTGGATTTGCTCGCGGGTAGCTTCCATGCGTGCCAGCAGGGTGCTGTTGATGCTGTTCTGCTGCGACCAGGCAAGAAGGGTGTCGATATTGCTGAAGCTTTGCTGCAAAGACGAACGGGCCTCGTCGAGGTACTGCTCGTCCTGATGATTGTCAAAGCGCTCCACGTAGAAGCGCATGCGATAGATGTTTTCCACCAGTTGGCCTTCGGTGTGGAGAATGTTCAGCAGGGAACGGATCTGAGCAGGATTATTGGTGGCAGCCAGCATCTGGGTGATGGTGGGCAGCAGATAGTCGCTGATCTGCTGGGCTTCCTCGCGCAGCTGGATTGCCAGAGCCCCCAGCTGGTCAAATGTTTGCGCCTCCTGCTCCAGGAGGCGCTGGTACTCCTGGAAGCTGCGCTGAATTCCCTGGATATCGGTCAGGGAGCTGCGCAGGGCAGTGGACTGGTGTGTGCGAAGAATGCCTTCTATCTGCTCGCGGCTGCTTTCCATCTGCAGTTCTGCTGTGTTGGCGAATTCCGGGTTTTCGAAAAGGGCAAAGCGCAGGACGTTGCGGGCTGAGTCGTAGAGTTCAATGGCGGCCCGATTCATGGCTGAAGCGGTATCGGCACCTTGCTGCACCGTGTGGAGGGACAGGTAGGCGATACCTCCGATGGCGAGAGTAATAGCGAGAATAAGGCCGAAGCCACCACCCAGCTTGGCGCTGGCGCGCAGATTCTTGAACATGGTCTCTCCTTTATGTGGCATGAAATTTACTGAAAATGTGACAGTATCGTCGAAAGATTGATGTGAGAAAATTTTGAGCTCTACAGTATCATAGGCTGGTGTCCCTGATGATGGATTCAAAGTCCAGCATCATGATCAGTCGATCATCCATGCGAATAACGGAGGTTATGCTCTCCCGCTGCCCCGTCTGCTGGAAGCTGGCTGTCGATTCCAGATGTTCCGGGCAAACCTGGTAGATGCGGTTGACCGCATCCACCAGAAATCCGTGGAATCCCTCCTGGAATTGCGTGACGATGACCCTTTTCTCCTCTGCCGGGCTCCCTGCTTCAGCCTTCAGCCAGTGGGCCAGGTTGATCAGGGGGATGATATGCTCGCGCAGGTGAAAGATGCCGAGAATACTGGGATGGGCTTCGGGAAGTGGTGTGGAAGCGGGAACTTTGATGATTTCCCGCACATGGCTGACATCAATGCCGTAGTGCACGGGCACGCAGACATTGTCAGCGCTGCGGTGGTGCAGCTGAAATTCAATGATCTCGCCGGTGTGGGGTGGCTGGGCGGTGTTTGTCTCCATTACTCCTCCTGCTGGTGTGGTGGAAAAAGGGCGCTGCCTGCCTGGGTGGAGGGCGTACAGCCGATTTGCTGGTGAATGCGCCAGAGTTTCGCTTCAATATTGAGAAAGGCACTGACAACGACAGGGTCGAACTGCTGGCCTGACTGCTCGACGATGATGTCGCGGCAGGCCCGGCGTTCATAGGCGGGTTTGTAGCTCCGCGGGCTGCTGAGGGCATCGTACACGTCGGCCAGGGCGACTATGCGGGCGCCTATGGGAATGGCTTCAGCGCACAGTCCGTGGGGGTATCCGCGTCCATCAAAACGCTCATGGTGATAGAGGACGATATCCCGCGCGGTGGTGTAGGTCTGCAGATCCATGCTGCGGCAGATGTCATCCACCAGGTAGCTGCCGATGGTGGGGTGCTGCTGGATCAGGTGGCGCTCCTGCGTGGTCAGGAAATCCTCCTTGTGCAGGATGGTTCCGGGTATGCACACCTTGCCGATGTCGTGAATATACGAGAGCTCCATGATGCGACAGGCGTGTTCCGGCGTCAGCCTGCGCAGCTCCAGGCGCAGCAGCTCCTGGGTCAGAGCCTGCGTGAAGTACCGCACCCGCTTCAGGTGGAGGATGGTCAGCGGCTCATGGTGGCGGGTGATCTGCGCCAGCTGGAGCAGGCAGTTGCGGCTGCTGAGCGTTGCTTTTCGCAAGGGGGTACTCCTGGCAAGACGGTGGAGATGGCAGCTTCCTGATGGAATATGGCAAACCGGTATTCTGTGCTGGGGTGATATTTTCGTTCAGTGGTGAATGCGCCTGCTTCTCAGATATTATATTTTGCGATTGAGAGTTACTTGTTGTATGGGTTTGGGAGTTCGACGTATGAACAAGGGGGCTTTCTGGTAATTGTTGAGTCGTCAAATGTCTCCCATTATGCAAAAGAGAGTAGCAAACGCATTATTTTCGCGCAAGGTATTTTTCTCCTATTTCGTCGATAATCTGTTCTATGCGGGCGCTTCTGGCTTTGCCGTTCACTACCTGTGAAACGCAAGATGGCGAGACACCAGCTATCTGGGCTATTTTTTTCTGCTTAATGCCGGTTTCATCTATGATTAGCCGTAATCTTTCTGTCTTTTTTTCTGTCCCCATAGTATCCTCTATGACTTAACTTTTATGAAGTTTACGTTGTGATGCTATAGCAATAACGTGCAGACACTCTAACATGCAATGGCGAGGAAATGAATGCTAAATCAACGACTTCGTGAACTCCGCAAAATGCTTGGGCTCACCCAGGGTGAATTTGCCTTCCACGTAGGAACTTCACCGGGCTATGTCAGTGAAGCTGAGCAGGGAAAAAAAGTTCCTGGTGGAGAAATTCTTCGGCGGATCTGCGAAAAATTGAATGCCAATATCAACTGGCTGCTGACGGGAAGTGGCGATATGTTTCTCGAGGGGCACGCGGGGAGCCTGCCCTCTGGGTCAGCGCCTGTGCGGACGACGGAGTATGATTTTGTCAGCGTGACGCCCTATCGTGCCTGGGAAAGCCAGAGCCATGGGGCCTGTGTGTGGCAGATGGACGCGCACTCGATATTGTGGCTCTACCGCCCGTGGATCGAGTGTCACCTGAGAATCAGCAAGGAGGTCGTCTGGTCACTGTGTATGCAGGGTGACAATATGGACCCCACGTTGCGGGCTGGAGATATTCTGCTGGTGGACGGAAGCTGCAAGGAAGTCGCGATAGAGGGCATTTACCTGATCTGCTGTGATGGCATGCATGCCGTTCGCAGGGTGCAGCGCATGGGCTCCACCCTGACCCTCTCCAACGATAATTCTGCTTACCGGGATACTGACCTGGATGTTTCCCGTAAGGGCCTGGAAATTATCGGTCGCGTGGTGGCTCGATTGGCGGCGCTCTGACAGGCTGGTCGCCGTGGGGGTTCGGCCCCGCTCACCAGAGGTCATAGACGAGACTGATGGCGGTGATAGTGTCGGTGTTTTCCTTGTTGGGGGGCACATCGGTCTGATGCTTTACCGTGAACGACAGACGCACGGCAAGCTGCCGGTGCATCTGGGTGGTCAGCGACAGGACCGACTCGATTTCCGTGTTATCGGCGCCGGACTGGATCAGCAGGTCTTCGCCAAGGCGAGTGCTGTCCGTCATGCGCCACTTCCAGGAGAGTGCTCCACGGATGATGGCCTCACGGTCGCGTTCGCCACTGAGCATTTTCACCTGCCTGGCACCGGCGCCTATTTCCGCGTCCAGCTCATGGGTGGGCCCGTCCAGCAGGCGACGACCATAGCCCACTGCTTCCGAGAGTTGGTAATCGTAGCCCTTGAAGCGATCTTTCTCATAGCGCACCACGCCGAAGAGGTAGTCGTTATTGGTGAATTTCCAGTCGGCCTGGCCGCTGCCCAGATAGCGTTCGGCGGTGGTGGTGCCATCTTCGGCGCGGTTCAGGGCTTCCAGTTGCACGGTGTAGCGCCAGGACTCCTCTTCAAAACGCATTCGGGATTTGGCGTTGAGGGTGTCGGCGTCCGTATTGCCGCGGGCAAAGAGCCCGCCCACTTCTGCCTGTCCGCTCCAGCCGTTCTTGCCGCTCCACCCGGCCAGGGCCGGGGAAGCCTGGGTGAATGCAAAGGCCAGACTTGTGGCAAGCAGGAATCGGTTTCGCAGCATTAAAAACACCTCCTCAATGCTACCCTAGCAGCCTGCTGGCACACCGACAAGCCGTTTTCACTCCTGCTGACGGGTGTGAAATATCCGTTGCAATGGGCGGAGCCTTTATCAGACAATCTGTCTGAGCGCTTACTGAACCAAGATGGGAGCTCCCATGGAGTATACACATGACACCATTTACGCTAAGCATGTTCGCGTGAAGCAATACCGCGATGGATATCGTTTTGGGATAGATCCGGTTTTACTGGCCCGCTTTACGCCGGTGGCTTCCCGCAGGCGGGTGCTGGATATAGGTACGGGTTCCGGAGTTATTCCCCTGCTGCTGGCCTATCTGTACGGTGTGCAGGCTCTGCACGCGGTGGAGCTGCAGCCGGAACTGGCTGATCTGGCCAGGGAGAACTTTCGGGAAAACCAGGTAAACGTGGATCTGTTTGAGGGGAATTTTCTGGAGTACGAACCAGCAGAGGCCTTTGATTATATCTTTTCCAATCCGCCCTATCGCAAACACTCCAGTGGTGAGATGGCAACGGGCCAGCGGCGGTTGGCCCGCCACGAGAGCCTGATGACCCTGGAGCAGATGATCGCCCACGCCTCTCCCATGCTGCGGGGCGGGGGCAGCCTTTCCCTGGTGATTCTGACCGAGCGCTTCGCCGAGCTGACCCAGTATCTGCGTCGCCACAACCTGGAGCCCAAGCGAGCGCGCTTTGTTCACTCCACCCTGACGGCGGGCAGCCGCATCTGTCTGGTGGAGGCCAAGAAAGGGGCAAGGCCGGGGATGGAGGTGGAAGGGCCCCTGATCGTCTACGCCGATGCCGGCAGCCAGACCTATACCGCGGAGTGCCGGCACCTGTTGTGGGAGGACGGCAAAGCGCCGGTGTGACAGGCCCCAAGGTTTTTCTGAAGTTACGCATCTTGTCGTCTTGGTATAAGTTATTATTATTATGTTTACCATGCGAAAATCGTATTGACTTTGTCATCTGTTATTTCTCTTTTCGTTTGTGGATATTACCCTTTTTGACCGCGCAAAAAGGGCACAAAAACGCGCCCCCCGAACGCCCGTTTTTCCGGATCGTTGGCTCGCCTGTTCTGGAGATCCAGCAGACACTGCATCCCTGCAGTGCTACCGGACCACTCACTTCCTGTGAGTGTCCCGTTCGGGTCTTGCCAGCCAGGCGTCGCACTCACCGGACGGGCTCAGGGGGGAACGACCTGTTTCTGCCTCTCCCCCGTGTGCTGGCCCCGCCAGGACGCGCCGACTGTCAGGCTGCTGAAAAACCTCACCTGCGGCGTTGCTCACCAGTGCTCGTCGCTGCGACGTACAGGAAGTACGTCGCACTCCTCACCTTGCTTGCGCCTTGCACTTGAGAACTTTTCAATTGCCTGCATAACGCGATGGACCCGCAGGGTTGACGCCACGAGGGCGGCAACTGCAAACCAAAAGCCATGGATGGCGGTTGTTTGCGGTCCCTAGTTCCAGGCAAGCGGACGGCTGAAAAGGACAGCACTGGGGGCCGCTTCCCAGTCACTTTTTGCGGGTAAAAAGTGGCAAAAGAATCTCGTATATATGGTGAGGATAATGTCAAGCGACGCAGTCTGTGCAGAACTATTTCCGCCATTCCAACATGGCATCAGGGTCGGCGCTGACAACCTGCCGTTTCGGGGATGCGAAATTTGGGGTACGGTTCTGGCTGGCGCTCGCCATTCTGGCGTGCTTTCGCTGTGCAGGCGAGGTTTGCCAGGCCAGCAGCAACGTGTTTTTCTCAGTACCAGAGTCCCCAGATGTTGCGTCTGGGTCGCCGGATAGTGTCGAAGGGTGATTCAAAAGGCGCGCGTTCTGTTTCCAGGACGGCGGGGGAAATATGGTCTGGAGGGGCCATGGTCAGTATGCGTTCAATGCGTTCAGCGGTGGGCGGATGGGTTCGCAGCAGTGAGGGGTAGGGAGTTTTGGTGCCGGGCATCAGGGCTCGCTCCAGCCACGAGTGCTGATAGCGTTCGATTTTTTCCAGGGCGACTGCCAGGGCTTCGGGGTCGCCGCTGATCCGCAGGGACTCCAGATCGGCGTCGTACTCTCTGGTCCGCGAGAGTGCCAGCTGCAGAAGCGCGCTGACGGTGGGCGCGGCAATCAGGGTGATGATCAGGAG
This portion of the Desulfurispirillum indicum S5 genome encodes:
- the hemL gene encoding glutamate-1-semialdehyde 2,1-aminomutase, translating into MNSKQLFEQARQYIPGGVNSPVRAFASVGTDPVFIDSAFGSKIKDAEGKEYIDYVGSWGPMILGHGYPDVVDALLRQMVRGISYGAPTELEVELARMVCERVPSVEMVRMVNSGTEATMSAIRLARGYTRRDKIVKFEGCYHGHSDGLLVKAGSGALTFGVPTSPGVPADYAKHTLTATFNDLASVEELFKAHPEDIACVILEPVPGNMGVIHPDKAFMSGLRQLTEKYGSLLIFDEVMSGFRLSPSGYQGLNPDVQPDLSTYGKVIGGGLPVGAYGGKKAIMEMISPAGPVYQAGTLSGNPLAMVAGIQTLKATAREGFYTELDARSAQLSQAMSAILKEVGIPHVLNQLGSMFTIFFTEQASVNNFADAVTSDTKRFGAFFRAMLENGVYLPASQFEACFMGGAHSDKDIDATLEACRKAAKAL
- the ftsY gene encoding signal recognition particle-docking protein FtsY, translating into MAFLKKIFSRSDSAETPASPEAPQQTEALPTEDETVTSGGVFARLKSRLSRTSSALTQRIEALVPGKTTIDDEYLDELEEVFLSADVGVKTTMEIMDLVRENVGRSLKVPGDIQPFLRREIGRMISLPAKAETEPAKPHVILVIGVNGSGKTTTTGKLAHKFIGQGKKVVLAAADTFRAAAIEQLAMWAERTGAHIVKHQHGADPSAVAYDATKAALSRHADVLLIDTAGRLHTKSNLMDELSKIERVIGRDIPGAPHETWLVLDGTTGQNALNQARQFLQSVKITGFVLTKLDSTSKGGAIIGIIRELGVPVRYIGIGEGVEDLQEFDAESFVDAIFGVSPSAACEKEEKHV
- a CDS encoding HD-GYP domain-containing protein codes for the protein MRKATLSSRNCLLQLAQITRHHEPLTILHLKRVRYFTQALTQELLRLELRRLTPEHACRIMELSYIHDIGKVCIPGTILHKEDFLTTQERHLIQQHPTIGSYLVDDICRSMDLQTYTTARDIVLYHHERFDGRGYPHGLCAEAIPIGARIVALADVYDALSSPRSYKPAYERRACRDIIVEQSGQQFDPVVVSAFLNIEAKLWRIHQQIGCTPSTQAGSALFPPHQQEE
- the bioD gene encoding dethiobiotin synthase, which codes for MKLDRKPKRLFVTGTDTDVGKTVVSLMLMHYFTAQGRSPFYIKPIQTGCAHPHDQESDARFVWEHLQTAQPVDPAASVLYCFSPAKAPWFAARHGAAAIDIDEITSFVAQREAEHDPVIIEGAGGVMVPVTEELLMLDLMEDLEAAPLIVARAGLGTINHTLLSIEAVRQRWSKPLGVVLVDAADPATESSMIIENVEAIERFSDVPVLGVIPRLESFASYPAELEGLLASIDARLFA
- the queD gene encoding 6-carboxytetrahydropterin synthase QueD, which translates into the protein MFELKVTEEFASAHNLRDYQGKCENIHGHNYVVNLYVRGEKLQHNEMLVDFKVMKTCLREVMEYLDHKYLNDVPPFDQWNPTGENIARYVYQECKRLLAEQGVANATVWKVEVYETSTSSATYWE
- a CDS encoding aminotransferase class I/II-fold pyridoxal phosphate-dependent enzyme, encoding MLERWQIQLEQQRQQGLYRQPPTVRQRCGKILVMDDGSRLLNFASNNYLGLGCDPVLANRVARHFERLGSSASSSRLVCAAYSAIARAEEALARYFGYESAIILPSGYQANLTLVSTLFAYQDVIFFDKRIHASMVKGLQLSEASFHGYNHNSMEHLQRRMEQRGCPGRNAVVTEALFSMDGDRLPVEGLNALKTHWQFLCVVDEAHSFGVLGPGGRGLGAGVADIATGTLGKAMGLFGAFLLLPHVVREYLLNFGSGLIYSTSLPEAHGAAVLEMLELLENSEPRRQHLAWLADTMKAALEREGFEVAGDAHILALQVGEEHRARELAQAMGRRGILCFAARYPTVPLGQAILRISLSALHDEQDIRQFIQTLKEAWHETGQETQTTLRNRNGH
- a CDS encoding chemotaxis protein CheW, with protein sequence METNTAQPPHTGEIIEFQLHHRSADNVCVPVHYGIDVSHVREIIKVPASTPLPEAHPSILGIFHLREHIIPLINLAHWLKAEAGSPAEEKRVIVTQFQEGFHGFLVDAVNRIYQVCPEHLESTASFQQTGQRESITSVIRMDDRLIMMLDFESIIRDTSL
- a CDS encoding HAMP domain-containing methyl-accepting chemotaxis protein, which produces MFKNLRASAKLGGGFGLILAITLAIGGIAYLSLHTVQQGADTASAMNRAAIELYDSARNVLRFALFENPEFANTAELQMESSREQIEGILRTHQSTALRSSLTDIQGIQRSFQEYQRLLEQEAQTFDQLGALAIQLREEAQQISDYLLPTITQMLAATNNPAQIRSLLNILHTEGQLVENIYRMRFYVERFDNHQDEQYLDEARSSLQQSFSNIDTLLAWSQQNSINSTLLARMEATREQIQRYRPLLQQWSGEKELLLQSLGILRQDIDRVAGSIDEALNAIDQYMDAEVQRADAILIIGIIVAMLLGVFLAISITRMFVGPLHLSMAFAREIAAGNLDTSLPLNQRDEIGQLAQALNEMITNLRDMILNIRRSADGVASASEELSSSSTQMSAGMNVQAESVSQIASAAMEMSQTVGEVTRNISDIRESSVEALSQARRGGQIVQQSTREMEAIANEAEEASSAARSLEEKAARVEEVIQVINDIADQTNLLALNAAIEAARAGDAGRGFAVVADEVRKLAERSTESTQEIISIVQSIQGGVNQVTSAMATVNEKSQSGNQLAQQTDSAFVEILGGMESLQQLIEQNVAAMEQMSTAADQISGDIQNISAAAEETAQASEEVGHASSDLARLAMDVQDHLSVFRIGDDAAPAKAPGLPPATGTRKHKNTHND